From the genome of Candidatus Cloacimonadota bacterium, one region includes:
- a CDS encoding addiction module protein, translated as MDTIAIKKMSTIERIQTMEAIWDSLLYEDGEIDTPAWHEKIIEERKKRSKMVKQNLSL; from the coding sequence ATGGATACGATTGCAATCAAGAAAATGAGTACAATAGAACGTATTCAAACCATGGAGGCTATTTGGGATTCACTTTTGTATGAAGACGGTGAGATAGACACACCAGCGTGGCATGAGAAAATCATAGAAGAGAGAAAAAAAAGATCAAAAATGGTGAAGCAGAATTTATCTCTATAA
- a CDS encoding transposase, translated as MARIARAVAPGLPHHIIQHGNRCQQTFFCEDDYAEYLSLISECCMKHNVECWAYCLMPNHVHLQSMVSPEFNDYSRLKGLSYKC; from the coding sequence ATGGCACGAATAGCAAGAGCAGTAGCTCCGGGTTTACCCCATCATATCATACAGCACGGCAATAGATGTCAGCAGACATTTTTTTGTGAAGATGATTATGCTGAATACCTGAGTTTAATATCTGAATGCTGCATGAAACATAATGTTGAATGCTGGGCATATTGTCTTATGCCAAATCATGTCCATCTTCAAAGTATGGTGTCCCCGGAATTCAATGATTACAGTCGTTTAAAAGGACTTTCATATAAATGTTAA